Proteins encoded together in one Osmerus mordax isolate fOsmMor3 chromosome 19 unlocalized genomic scaffold, fOsmMor3.pri SUPER_19_unloc_4, whole genome shotgun sequence window:
- the LOC136938881 gene encoding inositol polyphosphate 5-phosphatase K-like yields MAEAVKMAPDALSSLDGLRARSDSTSSTASQGSKGKLLLRQRLSQLLTCVEDLSSDDEANEEVSRTLDEAFQLCGRFTPKDAFRLHMVTWNVATAEPPRDVISLLQLDVQPPTDVYVIGLQEVNAAPLRFLSDLLVEDSWSHMLMGTLAPRGYVKVSSVRMQGLLLLVFTKQMHLPFIRDIQTTYTRTGIFGYWGNKGGVSVRFSFYGHMLCFLNCHLAAHMNYALQRVDEFEYILDTQDFDFYNAPNIRDHKVVFWFGDLNFRIEDHGMHFLRSSINSERYNLLWAKDQLLMMRKKEPFLQEFEEGPLRFKPTYKFDRNSDTYDSSSPKTLLGFTGKKRKPAWTDRILWRIKPKTPPPEEEDDEKASTSTADSHEDECPIRVLQDIYTCDMSYGVSDHKPVLGVFSLELRKHYDTPLVRLSPEGQWSADQDAALSYTILEDFMSSTWDWIGLYKIGFKSVLDYVTFVWVKGDDLPEILETLQVSLNKDAIPLLRGEYVLGYYSTNMQCIVGLSANFQILESKRAALEGLVSENGLNK; encoded by the exons ATGGCCGAGGCGGTAAAGATGGCGCCGGATGCGTTGTCGTCGTTGGACGGCCTCCGCGCGCGTTCGGACAGCACGTCCAGCACGGCGTCCCAGGGGTCAAAGGGCAAGCTGCTCCTGCGCCAGCGTCTGTCCCAGCTGCTCACGTGCGTGGAGGACCTGAGCTCCGACGACGAGGCCAACGAGGAAGTGTCTCGCACCCTGGACGAGGCCTTCCAGCTATGTGGACGCTTCACCCCCAAGGACGCCTTCAG GTTGCACATGGTCACGTGGAATGTGGCGACAGCAGAACCCCCGCGTGACGTCATTTCCCTTCTGCAGCTGGATGTCCAGCCCCCCACAGACGTCTATGTGATTGG TCTGCAGGAGGTGAATGCCGCCCCCCTGCGGTTCCTCTCTGACCTGCTAGTGGAGGACTCCTGGAGCCACATGCTGATGGGCACACTGGCACCTCGCGGCTatgtcaag gTGTCGTCAGTGAGGATGCAGGGCCTGCTGCTCCTGGTCTTCACCAAGCAGATGCACCTGCCCTTCATCAGGGACATCCAGACCACCTACACCCGCACGGGGATCTTCGGTTACTGG gggAATAAAGGAGGCGTGTCTGTGCGCTTCTCCTTCTACGGTCACATGCTGTGTTTCCTCAACTGCCACCTGGCGGCGCACATGAACTACGCTCTGCAGCGCGTGGACGAGTTCGAGTACATCCTGGACACGCAGGACTTTGACTTCTACAACGCCCCCAACATTCGAGATCACAA GGTGGTCTTCTGGTTCGGTGATCTGAACTTCCGCATTGAGGACCATGGTATGCACTTCCTCCGTTCATCCATCAACAGCGAACGCTATAACCTGCTGTGGGCGAAggaccag TTACTGATGATGAGGAAGAAGGAGCCGTTTCTACAGGAGTTTGAGGAAGGGCCTCTCAGGTTCAAACCCACCTATAAGTTTGACCGCAACTCTGACACCTACGACAGCAG cTCTCCGAAGACCTTGTTGGGCTTTAC TGGGAAGAAAAGGAAGCCGGCATGGACGGACCGCATACTGTGGCGCATTAAGCCCAAAACCCCGCccccagaggaagaggatgatgagAAGGCGTCAACCTCCACCGCTGACAGCCACGAGGACGAGTGTCCAATCAGAGTTCTCCAGGACATCTACACCTGCGACATGAGCTACGGAGTCAGCGACCACAAACCTGTCCTGGGAGTCTTTAGTCTGGAG cTGAGAAAGCACTACGACACGCCCCTTGTGCGGCTCAGCCCAGAAGGCCAGTGGAGCGCCGACCAGGACGCCGCCCTGTCCTACACCATCCTGGAGGACTTCATGTCCTCCACCTGGGACTGGATAGGCCTGTACaag ATTGGCTTTAAGAGTGTGTTGGACTATGTCACATTCGTCTGGGTCAAAGGTGACGATCTTCCAGAAATACTTGAGACCCTACAG GTGTCTCTGAATAAGGATGCAATTCCTCTTCTCCGTGGAGAGTATGTGCTAGGCTACTACAGTACAAACATGCAGTGCATCGTTGGACTCAGCGCAAACTTCCAG atTCTGGAGTCGAAACGAGCTGCCTTGGAGGGCCTGGTCAGTGAAAACGGATTGAACAAATAA